AGGACTTCGCGATGCTCCAGCACCTCGCGGACGGCCGCGTCGACCTGATGATGGGCCGCGGCAACACAGGCCCGGTCTACCCGTGGTTCGGCAAGGACATCCGCCAGGGCATCAACCTCGCCGTCGAGAACTACGCCCTCCTGCGCCGCCTCTGGGACGAGGACGTCGTCACCTGGGAGGGCAAGTTCCGTACGCCGTTGCAGTCCTTCACCTCGACGCCCCGGCCGCTCGACGGCGTCGCGCCCTTCGTCTGGCACGGCTCGATCAGGTCCCCTGAGATCGCCGAGCAGGCCGCGTACTACGGAGACGGGTTCTTCCACAACAACATCTTCTGGCCCGCCGAGCACACCGCGAAGATGGTGGAGCTGTACCGGTCGCGGTACGCGCACTACGGGCACGGCACGCCCGAGCAGGCGATCGTCGGGCTCGGCGGGCAGGTGTTCATGCGCAAGAACTCGCAGGACGCCGTACGGGAGTTCCGGCCCTACTTCGACAACGCGCCCGTGTACGGGCACGGGCCTTCGCTGGAGGAGTTCACCGCGCAGACCCCGCTCACCGTGGGCTCCCCGCAGCAGGTCATCGAGCGGACACTGTCCTTCCGCGACACCGTGGGCGACTACCAGCGGCAGCTGTTCCTGATGGACCACGCCGGGCTGCCGCTGAAGACCGTTCTGGAGCAGCTCGACATCCTCGGCGAGGAGGTCGTCCCCGTGCTGCGCGAGGAGTTCGCCAAGAACCGCCCGGCAGGCGTCCCGGACGCGCCCACGCACGCGACGCGCGTGGCCGGAGTCTCCGCCGACGTGGACCGGCACCACCGCACCACCGCACAGGAAGAGGTCACCGCATGAAGCTCGTCGTCGTGTCCGCAGGGCTGAGCGTGCCCTCGTCCACCCGCCTGCTCGCCGACCGGCTCGCCGCCGCCGTCGGGCAGCACGCCGACGTCGGCGTCGAAGTGGTCGAACTGCGCGACCTCGCGGTCGGGATCGCGCAGAGCCTCACGACCGGGTTCCCCGGGCCCGCCCTGGACGCGGCGATCGGCGCCGTGCGCGACGCCGACGGTCTGATCGCCGTCACGCCCGTCTTCTCCGCGTCGTACAGCGGGCTGTTCAAGTCCTTCTTCGACGCGGTCAGCGGGTTCGACAAGGACGCGCTGGCGGGAAAGCCGGTCCTCGTCGCGGCGACGGGCGGCACGGCCCGGCACTCCCTCGTCCTCGACCACGCGCTGCGGCCCCTGTTCGCGTACCTGCGGGCCGTCGTCGTGCCCACCGGGGTCTACGCGGCGTCCGAGGACTGGGGCGCGGAAGGGCTCGCGGAGCGTCTTGACCGGGCGGGCGCGGAGCTCGCGCGGCTCATGGGGTCGGTGTCCGGGAACGGAACTGCCGTCGGGCTCGCCGTCGGGACCGCAGCCGGGGCCGCCGACACGCCGGTCGTCGTCCCGTTCGAGCAGCGACTCGCCGCCCTGCGGGAGCGCTAGCCGAGATCGGCGGGGCCGCTCAGGGCCACACCAGGCAGTACGCCTGGTGGCCCGCGTCGTGCAGGCGATGCGAGAAGTCCTGCCACTCGTGCAGGAGTTGGTACACGTTGAAGGCGTCGCGCGGGCCGCCGCGGTCCGGGACCGTGGACCATATGAACGCCGCGGCGCCCACCGACTCCTCGCCGATGCCG
The sequence above is a segment of the Streptomyces sp. Je 1-369 genome. Coding sequences within it:
- a CDS encoding LLM class flavin-dependent oxidoreductase; the encoded protein is MQFGIFSVGDVTTDPTTGRTPTEAERIKAMVAIALKAEEVGLDVFATGEHHNPPFVPSSPTTMLGYIAARTERLVLSTSTTLITTNDPVKIAEDFAMLQHLADGRVDLMMGRGNTGPVYPWFGKDIRQGINLAVENYALLRRLWDEDVVTWEGKFRTPLQSFTSTPRPLDGVAPFVWHGSIRSPEIAEQAAYYGDGFFHNNIFWPAEHTAKMVELYRSRYAHYGHGTPEQAIVGLGGQVFMRKNSQDAVREFRPYFDNAPVYGHGPSLEEFTAQTPLTVGSPQQVIERTLSFRDTVGDYQRQLFLMDHAGLPLKTVLEQLDILGEEVVPVLREEFAKNRPAGVPDAPTHATRVAGVSADVDRHHRTTAQEEVTA
- a CDS encoding FMN reductase, which encodes MKLVVVSAGLSVPSSTRLLADRLAAAVGQHADVGVEVVELRDLAVGIAQSLTTGFPGPALDAAIGAVRDADGLIAVTPVFSASYSGLFKSFFDAVSGFDKDALAGKPVLVAATGGTARHSLVLDHALRPLFAYLRAVVVPTGVYAASEDWGAEGLAERLDRAGAELARLMGSVSGNGTAVGLAVGTAAGAADTPVVVPFEQRLAALRER